One stretch of Halichoerus grypus chromosome 8, mHalGry1.hap1.1, whole genome shotgun sequence DNA includes these proteins:
- the C8H14orf119 gene encoding uncharacterized protein C14orf119 homolog gives MPLESSSSSMPLSFPSPLPSVPDSITNSSPPPMSYITSQEMKCILHWFASWSGPQRERFLQDLVAKAVPGKLQPLLEGLEQLSVSGASRPPCIFECQLRLWDQWFRGWAEQERNEFVRQLEVSEPDFVAKFYQAVAATAGKD, from the coding sequence ATGCCACTGGAATCATCTTCCTCTTCGATGccactctccttcccttctcccttacCCTCAGTACCAGACAGTATTACtaactcttcccctcccccaatgtCTTACATCACTTCCCAGGAGATGAAGTGTATTCTTCACTGGTTTGCCAGTTGGTCAGGTCCGCAGCGTGAACGTTTCCTACAGGACCTGGTAGCTAAGGCGGTGCCAGGAAAATTACAGCCACTGCTGGAAGGGCTGGAGCAGCTTAGTGTTTCTGGAGCAAGCCGACCACCTTGTATCTTTGAGTGCCAGCTACGTCTTTGGGATCAGTGGTTTCGAGGCTGGGCTGAGCAAGAGCGCAATGAATTTGTCAGGCAGCTGGAGGTCAGTGAGCCAGACTTCGTGGCAAAGTTTTACCAGGCAGTGGCTGCTACGGCTGGTAAAGACTGA